TTTCCCGAATCACGAATCATTCGGTGAATATGCAGGGTGAAGATTATACGATCCGTTCCTTGTACGAGTTGAAATGTATTTTCCAAATGATGAAATTTAATATAATGAAAATTGTCTTATCTTCGCTTATCTTTGGTGAAGAGATCGTTTCTTTTCTTGACTATAACAGAACGCTTGTGGCCTTCTTCATTTCTCTCTTGTGTATCAACCCATATTTTACATGCTATAATCAAGAAAAATCCTGTCAGTAAGACTTGTAACAGTGAGAGTAACATAACTAAGATTCTGATTCAAGTTGtactaattttgtactaaattaaaACGCTTATTACACATCAGATGGagtatggaacggaggtataGTTTCATTTACAGTATACAAATTTGATGTCATTTGTGTTACTCTTTTTAATAAGGGAGCGCCTAGTGCTCAGTCGACTGTGTTTCTCAGTCGATGGTCACTCCGCGCGCCTGTGTGTGTTTTATGTATATACTGATTAGTCTTAGGTATATTCCAAGTTTATGTgtgggttttttttcttttttttctaattgaaGGACAACACATAAAATGAAAAACAGACTGACCAattgaagcaaaaaaaaagctcaaCGTGACACCTAAGTCCCGTCTAATGAGAATTGTCGGAAGAGAAGACTTCGATGGGGTAAACTCGTACCAACCGTTGTGATTAACAccaccaacaacaaaaaagcatGTAAGCAAAGTTAAATAAAAATTGTGCAATATTAAAACTAGAAATGTGAAAATTACATAAGTTTTACATTTCTATTATTAGAAACACACGTATATTACTGAGCATCGATCGGTGCAAAGGCCGGCGGTGTCctcttttcggaaaaaaaaagaccagtACATTACTTGTGCTACCGCCATTTTGGATTGTGCAACAAGAGAAATGGAGAATTAGGGACCAATACAGATAAATAAAGCCCACATGTCTACCATGTTTTACCACAGGCCAAACACAACATGTAGTCCGAAGTTGGAACGATTCTTGATGGTGAATCTAACGACTATCAAATCGCCTGAGGAATTTTGCAAATTCTCATGCCACTGAGATTTAGCAAAACTCATAAAAAAATTTGCtgataaataagaaaatatgTTAAATCTCAGTGATCTGCAACTCACACACACAATACTCAATTGCACATCAAGAATTTTAATGTGCAACCCACCCAAAAAATTAAATTGCACATTAGTAGAGATAATGTGCAATTCATCTAAGGAAGAACTCTTCAGTCTCAGTTGTGAAGAAATACATTTAAATCTCAGTCTTGCACAAATCACAATTAAAATAACTCAATTGCACATCCGTATACTTAATGTATAACTCAACCCACCCACCCCCCTCCACCCCCCAAAAAAAGTTGCACATTAGAAGAGGTGATGTGCAATTCACCTTACAAAAAGTACTCTCAAGTCTTAGTCatgaaaaaatacatttaaatCCACAAATCACATATAAATAACTTAATTGCACACCAGTGTacttaatgtgcaactcaccccaaaaaacaaattgcATGTTAGGAAAGATCATGTGAAATTGACTTAAAAAAATACTCTTAAGTCACAGTCATGTGCAACTCACACAAAAATACTCATTTTACACAACAAGAGTCGTAATGTCTAactgtttcaaaaaaaactaaattgcACATCAGGGGAGGTGATATGCAactgaacaaaaaaaacacaattgcAAATCAAAAGACTTCATGTGCAACTTACCAAAAAAGGCTCAATTAATGTGCAACTCGATCACgttcaaaaaataataaattgtGCATCAAGAGAGGTGATGCACAACTCGATCAcgttaaaaataataataaattatGCATCGAGAGATGTGATGTGCAGCTCGACcacgttaaaaaaaaatactaagtCGTGCATTGAGATAGGTGATGTGCAACTATTAAACAAAATCAGTTGCACATCAAGAGGCTTAGTGAGCAATTCACCTCCCAAAACACTAAATTGcgcataaaaaaaagttgatgtgcaactaaccaaaaaaaattgaattgcGCATCCATATAGGGCGCGAGCAACTAatccaaaaaactcaattACGCATTGGGAGAGATCTTGTGCAATTGGTCTAAACTCAAATGAACTATATCTCTGACAACTTATATCTAGCAAAGTCCAAACGAAAAATTTACACTACTAGCATCTAAGCCCACGCGCTGGTTGCTTGACCTTGGAGGAAAAAGGAGCTAATcttctttcaaaaaataaaagaatactAACATGACACATGGCCAATCAAACGGTCAGGGAGGTGAGTGAGTTCTAATAAAAACGAGCGATTGAGAATTAGCAAATTCCCAAAATACgacataagaaaaataaaagaaatgcaAATTACCTCCTTTATACGACAGTGGAATTCGGAGCATGGAATAGATCACGTTTAACGTTATTTTACTTTGAAAATACCTCATTTATATAGACCCAGGAAACACACATCAACCCTTGTGATTAACCCAACCGAAGAAAGTAAATAATAAAATAGAATCTAAAAATGAAAACAGGAAAATCaagagaaacagaaaaaaacaaaaacaaaatcaagcaAGGTACAAATAagaaaccaaaataaaaaatgaaacaaaaaaaattgcaggaaGAGAGATTCGAACCTGCAGCCTCCATACAGGCAAACAAAACACCAACCGTCTACCACCACAACAACCAGCCAAAAGTGTATGCTCAAAGTTGATCCTCTATCTATTGCGTCGTTTATTTGCTATAGCTGCAGCACGAATCTCAAGGTGCGATCTGACGGACCAAACCATCGACAATAGCAAATCCGTTTTAATAAAGttggtcaattttttttttgacttcaGACAACACTTAAAAGTCCACTTATTATTCGTGAATGGAAGAAATATGCATGAATCATGATACTATGATGTACTGTGCCACTGCAAAACAGACCGGAAGAGTCGTCTGCCCGTGTGGTGTGGGTAACAGCTGGCCAGAGCGTCTACCTCCCATCTCCCTCTCTGAGTCTTCTCATTTTCAAACACCAAAGCCaacccctctcctctcccccacGCCAAAACCCCACGCGTCTTCTTGGCTGCGCTTCGGACGCCATGGCTGCGCCTCGCTCACATTGCTCATTCACCGGTAAGCGCCTCTCCGGTCTCCGCACAGCCCACCATTACCACACTCCAAGCCCTAATGCCGTTTGTTGTCTCGCGCAGCCAGTGAGCCGATGCTTAACAGGGTATTCGAGGCTGCGTTCGGTGATCTCCCCCTCTTGAAGCGTACACGGCTCTTTCCTCGTCTCACATCTTGGTTGAGGGATTGAGTGCTCAATTTTCGCGATACGATCTGTTGCAGGGCTGGTGATGACGCTCGACATTGGCAAGGGAAACCTCAAGGAGGCGGTCGAGGCGCTGAGGGTGAAAGATGTCGGGGAGCTGGAAGGTCTCGGGGTACTGCATATCGCCGCTTGCAGAGGGAGCCTGGAGGTGTGCCGCTACCTGATCGAGGAGCTGCGGGTTGATGTGAATGTCGTCGACAAGGAAGGTCCATCTCTCTCCAGAACCTAATTTGTTGATTGGATTTTGTGCAAACATTTGGTTCCTATTTCCTATCGCAGTCAGAATGGGTTTGTCAAATTCCGAAACCctactctttttttatttaggACTCTGCCTTGGTTTTCATGTTAATCTAGAAAATTATTGCTTACATGGGTTGCTTGATCTGTAGGTCTAAATTATCATTTGTGGTTCCAGATTGTTCTACGCGTGCTATGTTTATGCCCGTCAGTGTGTAGACAATAGCATGGTTCTACACTTGTTTCGTTTATCATAGTGCTCACTAATGATGATCCTATTATAGCATTTGTACTGCTCTTAATATTTGCCTCCTGTGGGTTCTCTCTTCATCAATGCTAAAATGCATTGGTCGCCTGTGTATTTTGGGGCCCTATGTGTATTCTATTTTTCATATCATATCTTCATATGGATTTGGCAATCATGAATTCATGATATCTCAGGTGATATCTGACATAAGCATGGCTGATATGAACAGACCTCATAGAGGGTGAATTGTTATTTATTCAGGATATAGGTTATTAATACTTTTTTCCACATGCATATGTTGCAATTATATGCAATTAGCTCTCTTCTTCATATTTCGGGGGTAAAGTATATCACATTGGTGCAATATTGTCTCGTGCAACCTGTCATTCTACCTATAATATTCATGGGTCTACATTTTGTTAATCTTCAAAAGCTATTTATAAGTTTCGTGTTCTCAGAAAACGAAGTGCACTGTTATGGTACTTtcgtgttttttctttggcaATAACATATCCTTTGATGAAAAAAGATCTTACTATTTAGTTGGTAAACCCAAAAGTGTTTTGAATCAGTAAGTTTCATTGCTGTGTGTTTCACAGGTAGAACACCTCTGAAGTTTGCGATATTATGTCGTAATAGTGTGGCCAAATATCTTCTTGATCATGGTGCGGATCCAAACAGAGCCAGCCATGATCGGATTTACCCTCTACATGAAGCAGCTCTGAAAGGTCTACCTCTATAAGCACTCTCTGTTTTGCATTTGTGCACTACAGGTTTTCTTAAGTTGTCTTTTCAGTTTGTAAGTTGTATTATTGTGTGGTGTAGTATTTTTTACCAGGATCTATTTTCCTTCATTTCATATAATAATAAATTATATTGCCATTATATGTATTGGCTTTAATTCATTCCTATATATTCAAAAAAGTCCTTGTGGGTATATTCGTAGCACATGTTCAAGGCAGAGTGCATGTCTTTTCCAAAGAAAGATATGTTATCATATTCTATAATAATCTCATggattcattttattttcataaaGAGATCTCAACACAGATACCTACATTATGcagtaatttttttatttcaggAGATTGTTTAACTGTTGAACTATTGCTCGCGAAAGGAGCTTATATTGACCTGGTAGCTATTCGTGGGACACCACTTCATTGCGCTGCTTCTGGAGATCATGATAGCACTATGAAGATTTTATTGGACCACAATGCAGATGTAAGTTTATCAGTAAAGTACATACAGTTTTACGTTAATTAAGTTTCCCGTTGGGCTGGTCCTTGTACATGGTTTAGAACTTTAAACTTTAATTTCTTATGTTTTGCAACAAGTAAAGAACACCGTAGTTGTCTTTTTCATGTTCTGTTAACTCGCTGTTTTCTGGTTGCTTGATTCCGTCTCTTTTCTCTTGTGTATTCGAAATCATGAAATCCTCAACCTCAACTGTGAGCATTGGTGTTAGCTTACTTGTTCAACATAGTTTAACTGCCAAAACTTCATCACATTTTTCGTTCTTTTTCCCTGGCTGTGTAGTCGTTGGTGTGTACAATCTTCAAGATTGGGCCTTGGTAATAGGTATCAAATTACTTCATCACTTCTATTTAGATTAATTGTACTATCCGATGAATCTAAGATCTATTCATTTTTTAGTGCAACATGCTACATACTACATACTCCTcccgttcctaaatgtaagatgttccagctttgtcctaagtcaaacatattaaagtttgaccaagtttatagaaaaatgaatCTACCAAACATCTACaactttaaattagttttattaaatccatcatgatatatattttcatagtatatgCTTATTTGATATGGTAgatattagtatatttttctataaacatggtcaaactttaagaagtttgacttacgACAAAgatagaacatcttatatttaggaacaaagGTTAGTACTCTTTAATGGAGTGCGATTTATATTCCACCGCACGTCTTGTCATTTCTGGTCCCTTGTATTCCAGTGTTTAGACATTGAACAATAACTTCTTGATGCAATTGCCTTTTAGCACATTCTCCGTAATAGATTATTCTCTGTTTTGTTTGACACTCACTCTAAGCGCCTTATAATATTTTATTCTATTTGTCAACTGATGACCAATATGTCACTAAGCTAGATATATTCTGTAAATATATGCATACAATGCGCTTCTATTTTGCCATGGAAACTGTCTAATTCTTACTGAAAACTTTCTATGTAAATACGGTATTGTATATCGACCATTCTCTCTGTATTTTCTTTACCTTTATCTGTTAGTTATCATTATAATAGGAGCTGATATCATCATGTTTCTCACCAGTACAACAAGATGGTAGATGGTAGGACGCCTCTCATTGCAGCCGTAGATGCTAACTCAAGGAAATGTACACTTCTCCTGTATAGGGTATTGTACGCTCATCTTAGCCTTTTCAAGTACTTGAATTTTTATGGATACAATTATGTCTTGACAATTTTCCTCACTGAAGTTGGGTACTCCTCCTATTAACTTCCTTTGCTGGCCTTTGTTTTCTGAACATTGACTGCAGTTGTGGGATGCTGCAAATTGTGAGCCACTTTTAGTAGTCAACTCACTATTTCTCCCCGAACTTGTGAGCAATTTGGTTTGCACAAGCATGATTACAGTGAACCCAACCAAATGACctaacagctcgtttggcatccatccttttcatttcatttggtataaatgaaatgaaatccaatttttgatagagttttatttggttgaatttgaattcctggttcaaaaatcatgtttgtctaccacatggatttgtagtgtgagagacaattccagagaatgatggcttttagagaggaGTTGGGGTTAGCTATAGTGTGATGCGATgcaatttgagattgaattctgGTGGCCAATTccatgccaaccaaacaagttggtttctggaattcaaaatgaattctagGCCCAAACGATCTGTAACGTTTCTAGAAAATTCATGCTTACACGTTGGTATTTGAGTTCTTATTCATTCCTGAAAGTGCAGAAATTTGAGATGTTACCCAGGTCATCCTAAGGACAGATGCAACTTTTTTTGTGGTAGGCTGGTGCGGAGTTCAAGGGAGCTTTAACCTATTCTGCgaagaaactccattctgAAAAAGTGGTTTCGAGTGACTTCTTAGATTGCATAATGGAGGATGCTGGAGCTGACTGTATTGTTTCTGATGTAAGACTTGCCTCTTTGCAAATACATGCTTGTAgagttcttttttgtttgatgaATCATGCTTGTAGAGTTCTTAACAAGGAATAATTGCTACGTGTTAGTCAGCGTGTAACAGTGTGCATAGGCACTGTTATTTAGaatactgcatgcatgcatccctacccttgcaagttgcaacccTTGCTCACACATCAGAAATTCTAGTGAGAACAGAACAATCTAGCCTCAGCACCTAAAGTTTCCCACATTCATCCTAGATCCTGGTATATATTGGATACCGATACCGCTCCACTAAATACATGTTGCATTGGAATTATATCTGTTCAAATAGTGAAACAAAAAACCATCAAGGCTTTGATACTGGTATGACGCAGTTAGACGTACTTTGAACTAAAACCCAGCCTTTAGGCTTGGTGGATTAATCATAGGAGTCAGCGAGAGGTAGGAGAATACTAGTGCACCATGGCCCCAGTACAGATGATGGTTCTGATTAACGTGCATGTTGGCTAATGATTTTGTCAAATAGTTCCCTATTTTAGAACTGCCACTTGCAGGGTAAGAACCCACTAGGTGTTAGGAACTTGTGAAAATTGATCGTGTGCCTCTTGCTAACATATTTCGTTCTTGCTACCAAACAGAGAATAGAATGTCTATGTTTTATTGTTCTAGTGGGATAGGGGACAAGTGCCACTAGGCATAAAACTTGAGTTCTATTATATGCAACTGACAATGCAGGACCATAAAATCACGTGTTTTCTGAAGTTACTAAAACAAACAAGTTGATGAAATGGCCTTTTTTCATATCCTGTCTAGAAGGAGTTCTGAACATATTTCTAAAGCATGTAATGTTTGTATCGTTGTAGTTGTGACCGAGTAGGGTTTATTTCTTCAAAATGGTGACATCTGAAATTTATTTACATCATTTTGTTAGTATTTTGAGAACAAGTGAGCTAAAAT
The Brachypodium distachyon strain Bd21 chromosome 2, Brachypodium_distachyon_v3.0, whole genome shotgun sequence genome window above contains:
- the LOC100840409 gene encoding tankyrase-2-like isoform X3, which encodes MAAPRSHCSFTASEPMLNRVFEAAFGDLPLLKRLVMTLDIGKGNLKEAVEALRVKDVGELEGLGVLHIAACRGSLEVCRYLIEELRVDVNVVDKEGRTPLKFAILCRNSVAKYLLDHGADPNRASHDRIYPLHEAALKGDCLTVELLLAKGAYIDLVAIRGTPLHCAASGDHDSTMKILLDHNADAGAEFKGALTYSAKKLHSEKVVSSDFLDCIMEDAGADCIVSDDEPVVKRKIRAAGYKRMGSYAFKRKNYSDASGCYSMAIAFDPDATVLSNRSLCWLLMGDGGKALLDANECRKMRPDWPKACYRQGAALMLLKDYVGASERFLDGLKLEPGNSEIEDALRKAWEAMKISQNSKAD
- the LOC100840409 gene encoding serine/threonine-protein phosphatase 6 regulatory ankyrin repeat subunit A-like isoform X1; this encodes MAAPRSHCSFTASEPMLNRVFEAAFGDLPLLKRLVMTLDIGKGNLKEAVEALRVKDVGELEGLGVLHIAACRGSLEVCRYLIEELRVDVNVVDKEGRTPLKFAILCRNSVAKYLLDHGADPNRASHDRIYPLHEAALKGDCLTVELLLAKGAYIDLVAIRGTPLHCAASGDHDSTMKILLDHNADYNKMVDGRTPLIAAVDANSRKCTLLLYRAGAEFKGALTYSAKKLHSEKVVSSDFLDCIMEDAGADCIVSDDEPVVKRKIRAAGYKRMGSYAFKRKNYSDASGCYSMAIAFDPDATVLSNRSLCWLLMGDGGKALLDANECRKMRPDWPKACYRQGAALMLLKDYVGASERFLDGLKLEPGNSEIEDALRKAWEAMKISQNSKAD
- the LOC100840409 gene encoding tankyrase-1-like isoform X2, translating into MAAPRSHCSFTASEPMLNRVFEAAFGLVMTLDIGKGNLKEAVEALRVKDVGELEGLGVLHIAACRGSLEVCRYLIEELRVDVNVVDKEGRTPLKFAILCRNSVAKYLLDHGADPNRASHDRIYPLHEAALKGDCLTVELLLAKGAYIDLVAIRGTPLHCAASGDHDSTMKILLDHNADYNKMVDGRTPLIAAVDANSRKCTLLLYRAGAEFKGALTYSAKKLHSEKVVSSDFLDCIMEDAGADCIVSDDEPVVKRKIRAAGYKRMGSYAFKRKNYSDASGCYSMAIAFDPDATVLSNRSLCWLLMGDGGKALLDANECRKMRPDWPKACYRQGAALMLLKDYVGASERFLDGLKLEPGNSEIEDALRKAWEAMKISQNSKAD